The following is a genomic window from Lysinibacillus sp. G4S2.
CGTGGTTTTGAAGATGACTATTCGTTTGATAAAGATGAGATTGAGGATATAGCAAACTTAATTAATATCAATTTAACTTCCACGATTACATATATTCAGGCGCTATTACCTAATTTAAGACAGGCCGAAAATGGAAAAATAATTTTAATAGGATCGACAGCAGGTTTAGATCATACGAATAATGCGCAAGTTTCATTTGTTACATCTAAATTTGGCTTGCGAGGCATTACAAATGCTTTGCGTGAGCATGTGAGAAAAGATAAGATCGCCGTAACATGTATAAATCCAGGGGAACTTGCTGCTGAAGTACCTTTTGAAGAAGGGGCTGAAAAAGCAATTAAGTTGTATGAAGGTACACGTATTCCTGTACAAGATATTGTAGCCATTGTCCAATGTGTGATTAATTTATCACCAGTTTCATGTGTAAAGGAAATAAATATTCCTGCTATTACAGATATGAATGTATAATTCAGTATAAAAAAACGGCTCACATGTTGATCGATTCTGTTCAACATGTGAGCCGTTATCATTATGAATGATGGAGCTCGTAAAGTTGTACGAGGTTTATTACGTACGACATTTGATTGTAAATGAGTTCGAGCAAAATTCCTTGATTACTGCAATAACAGCTTTCGACCTCCTTTGCTTTTATATTCCGGATGAACACATATAACATTGTCTAGCGTGTGGTTACTATTCTAATAAATTATTTTTTTCGGGGATTAAAACTTCTAACTCAAGAATATTACTATTAGTAAAAATGCCGCTTGAGAGCTCCATTACATAGATAGGGGTATTTTTCTTGTCGATAATGGATACTATTTGTTCCTCAAATTCATCATCAGATTCCCCAAAAATAAATATTGAACTATATTTACCTTCATTCATGATGAAATCAGTTTTCCGTTCTGTTTCTATACATATATGATATTCATCTTCTTCAAAAACATAAATAATATCACTATAAAAAAATTGCTTGGATAATTGAAATTTAAACATATCCTTGGCTGATAAAGTTTCATTTGTTTTTAAAGTGATTATTTTTTCTAAATGTTTATTTTTTAAGTATTTTGTTGAATTTACTTTTTGGTTTGTCATATTTACATAATGGTGATCAACTACCTTTTTTATTTTTTGTAGTTTGCTTATTTCATCGGAAAGTTCTTTTGATTTTTCTTTTAATAACTTCAAATAATCATTTTTTTCATACGAAGTTAAAACCTCTGTAATTTGTGCGATTGAAAGATTTAAGTTTCTCAACATTAATATTTGCGCAAGTTGATAAATTTCCTTCAGCGAATATTTTCGATACCTATTATTATCCGTGTAGGATGGAAATAAGAGCCCTTTCTCTTCGTAATATCGTATTTGATGATGACTAATATCAAATATTTTAGCCAATTGATTTATTGTAATTGTTTCATCCATAATATCCCTCTTCTCTAGATAAATATAAGCTCTAGGGCTAGCCTAATGTCAACCAATAAACCTAAGATAAAACCTTAAACAGTTATCAATGAGAATGAATGAAAATTCCATGTGATAAAGCTAACGGATTTTCGATGTGTGTTTTAGCCTCTACTAATGAATAAATTGTGCAGAGGTGAACACAAACAAAAGTTGGTTTGACATTAGGTCAACCCTATAGTTTATAGTGATGGTGATTAACAGAAGGAGGAACAGTTATGACCGAACCGTTACAACCTAAACGTATTGAAGGGTTAGATTTTGCTCGAGCATTGGCTATGTTTGGGATGCTGATAGTCAATTTTAAAATTATTATGGGAGCGACAGGGAATGGGCCGGATTGGATTATATGGTTTACTGGACTTTTCGAAGGAAGAGCGTCTGCTACTTTTGTTACGCTAGCTGGTATCGGAGTTGCGTTGATGACAAGAAAAGCTAGAAATGGAGGTGAGCTTTCTTACATTAAAGAAAATAGAGTGAAATTATGGAAACGTTGCGCTTTTCTTTTTATTCTAGGTTTACTTTTATATGTGGCAGATTGGACTGGGGATATCCTCCATTATTATGGTGTTTATATGTTGATTGGATCATTTCTTATCGTAGCCTCTACAAAGCTGATGATCATTCTCTC
Proteins encoded in this region:
- a CDS encoding SDR family NAD(P)-dependent oxidoreductase, with protein sequence MSKNFIIFGASQGLGDAFVKGLPTKGDTVWVVSRTRPSSLDINDGVNRKWLTIDLSSQQHIPALKEALQGIAIDVLIYNVGVWEKRGFEDDYSFDKDEIEDIANLININLTSTITYIQALLPNLRQAENGKIILIGSTAGLDHTNNAQVSFVTSKFGLRGITNALREHVRKDKIAVTCINPGELAAEVPFEEGAEKAIKLYEGTRIPVQDIVAIVQCVINLSPVSCVKEINIPAITDMNV
- a CDS encoding MerR family transcriptional regulator translates to MDETITINQLAKIFDISHHQIRYYEEKGLLFPSYTDNNRYRKYSLKEIYQLAQILMLRNLNLSIAQITEVLTSYEKNDYLKLLKEKSKELSDEISKLQKIKKVVDHHYVNMTNQKVNSTKYLKNKHLEKIITLKTNETLSAKDMFKFQLSKQFFYSDIIYVFEEDEYHICIETERKTDFIMNEGKYSSIFIFGESDDEFEEQIVSIIDKKNTPIYVMELSSGIFTNSNILELEVLIPEKNNLLE